The following are encoded together in the Lactuca sativa cultivar Salinas chromosome 1, Lsat_Salinas_v11, whole genome shotgun sequence genome:
- the LOC111905039 gene encoding tetraspanin-3, producing MRSSNHLIGMLNFLTFLLSIPILGGGIWLSTRANNTDCMSFLQWPLIVIGVAIMVVSLAGFAGACYRNTFVMYLYLWAMFVIIALLIGFVIFAYVVTDKGSGRPVLNREYEDYYLPDYSGWLKDRVASDSYWRKISSCIRDSNACAKTGRVVGGFPESADMYYQRKLNPIESGCCKPPTECGYVYVNETTWNPVNSALATNNRDCMRWSNDQEQLCYGCNSCKAGVLASLRKSWRKVSIINIVVLILLVIAYVVACAAFRNNKRMDNDEPYGETRMEKSRPSWIQF from the exons ATGAGGTCGAGCAACCATCTGATTGGTATGTTAAACTTCCTGACGTTCCTTCTATCAATTCCAATTCTTGGTGGCGGAATATGGCTGAGCACGCGAGCCAACAACACCGATTGCATGAGCTTCCTCCAGTGGCCATTAATCGTCATCGGAGTCGCAATCATGGTGGTCTCACTCGCTGGATTCGCCGGCGCGTGTTACCGGAATACTTTTGTAATGTACCTTTACCTCTGGGCGATGTTCGTCATCATCGCTCTGCTTATCGGATTTGTGATATTCGCCTATGTGGTAACCGACAAAGGATCGGGTCGACCCGTATTAAACCGGGAATACGAGGACTATTACCTACCGGACTATTCGGGTTGGCTTAAGGATCGGGTTGCAAGTGATAGCTATTGGCGGAAAATCAGTTCCTGTATCCGTGATTCGAATGCTTGTGCGAAAACGGGTCGGGTTGTTGGTGGGTTTCCGGAGTCTGCTGATATGTATTACCAGCGAAAGCTCAATCCAATTGAG TCGGGATGCTGTAAGCCACCAACAGAATGTGGGTACGTGTACGTGAACGAGACAACATGGAACCCCGTTAACTCAGCGTTAGCAACAAACAATCGTGACTGCATGAGGTGGAGTAACGATCAAGAACAGTTATGCTACGGGTGTAACTCGTGTAAGGCGGGGGTGTTAGCGAGTCTTAGGAAAAGTTGGAGGAAGGTTTCGATTATTAACATTGTTGTTCTGATTCTCCTAGTGATTGCATATGTTGTTGCTTGTGCGGCTTTTAGGAACAATAAGAGGATGGATAATGATGAACCCTATGGAGAGACCCGAATGGAGAAGTCGCGACCTAGTTGGATACAATTTTAG
- the LOC111905041 gene encoding elongation factor 1-beta 2 produces MAVTFSDLQTEAGLKALEAFLSGKTYISGDQITKDDVKVYAAVLDKPSADLYPAASKWYECVASQLESSFPGKSLGVRVSAQSPSEEAAPVKEAPKETEAAAEDDDDLDLFADETEEEKKAAEARDQAKASTKKKESGKSSVLMDVKPWDDETDMKKLEEAVRSVELEGLHWGQSKLVPVGYGIKKMTIMLTIVDDLVSVDDLIEDRLTAEPINEYVQSCDIVAFNKI; encoded by the exons ATGGCTGTTACTTTCTCCGATCTGCAAACTGAAGCTGGCTTGAAGGCTCTCGAAGCCTTCCTCTCCGGAAAAACTTACATCTCTGG TGACCAAATCACAAAGGATGACGTTAAGGTTTACGCAGCTGTTTTGGATAAACCAAGCGCCGATCTGTACCCCGCTGCTAGTAAGTGGTACGAGTGCGTTGCTTCACAGCTTGAATCAAG TTTCCCAGGCAAATCTCTTGGGGTGAGAGTCTCTGCTCAATCTCCATCAGAGGAAGCTGCTCCAGTCAAGGAAGCTCCCAAG GAAACTGAAGCTGCagctgaagatgatgatgatcttGATCTCTTTGCTGATGAGACTGAAGAGGAAAAGAAGGCAGCTGAAGCAAGGGATCAAGCAAAAGCTTCAACAAAGAAGAAAGAGA GTGGGAAATCATCCGTTCTTATGGATGTAAAGCCATGGGATGATGAGACAGACATGAAGAAGCTTGAGGAGGCTGTTCGAAGTGTTGAACTAGAAGGCCTTCATTGGGGACAAT CAAAACTTGTGCCAGTTGGTTATGGGATAAAGAAGATGACGATCATGTTGACCATTGTTGATGATCTTGTTTCTGTGGATGATCTGATTGAGGATCGACTTACAGCTGAGCCCATCAATGAGTATGTGCAGAGTTGTGACATTGTTGCATTCAACAAGATCTAA
- the LOC111905040 gene encoding ATP synthase subunit d, mitochondrial — translation MSGAGKKVVDVAFKASKSIDWDGMAKMIVTDEARKEFSSLRRAFEEVNSTLQTKFSQEPEPIDWEYYRKGLGSRIVDSYKEYYESVEIPKFVDKTTPEYKPKFDALLVELKEAEQKSLKESERLEKEIADVQDLKKKLSTMTADEYFEKHPELKKKFDDEIRNDYWGY, via the exons ATGAGCGGTGCAGGGAAGAAGGTGGTGGATGTGGCATTCAAGGCATCAAAATCTATCGATTGGGATGGCATGGCGAAGATGATCGTCACCGATGAGGCTCGTAAGGAGTTCTCGTCACTCCGCCGTGCCTTTGAGGAAGTCAACTCAACTCTTCAGACCAAGTTTAGCCAG GAGCCAGAACCTATTGATTGGGAGTACTACAGGAAAGGGCTTGGATCCCGCATTGTTGATTCTTACAAAGAATATTATGAAA GTGTTGAAATCCCAAAGTTTGTTGACAAAACTACCCCAGAGTATAAACCGAAGTTTGATGCACTG CTGGTGGAACTTAAAGAAGCAGAGCAGAAATCTCTCAAGGAATCTGAAAGACTTGAGAAAGAAATTGCTGATGTGCAAGACCTGAAG AAAAAGCTTAGCACCATGACTGCTGATGAGTACTTTGAGAAGCACCCAGAGTTGAAGAAGAAGTTTGATGATGAAATCAGAAATGATTACTGGGGCTATTGA